From a region of the Methylomonas rapida genome:
- a CDS encoding archease: MTSMLQAPHWEHFEHGADIGIRGVGATLEQAFAQAALAMTAVITEPGNVASVRSVLIECQAPDAELLFLGWINELIYQMAVQNLLFGQYQVTILDNRLTATAVGESVDQQKHQPAVEIKGATFTELKVAQREDGAWLAQCVVDV, encoded by the coding sequence ATGACCAGCATGTTGCAAGCCCCCCATTGGGAGCATTTCGAGCACGGCGCGGACATTGGCATCCGCGGTGTCGGAGCCACGTTGGAACAAGCCTTCGCGCAAGCGGCGCTGGCTATGACGGCCGTGATTACCGAGCCGGGAAACGTCGCATCCGTCAGGTCCGTGCTGATCGAATGCCAGGCCCCCGATGCGGAATTGCTGTTTCTCGGTTGGATCAACGAACTCATTTACCAGATGGCGGTGCAAAACCTATTGTTTGGTCAGTATCAAGTGACGATTCTGGACAATCGCTTGACCGCAACAGCCGTTGGCGAAAGCGTAGATCAACAAAAGCATCAGCCCGCCGTCGAGATCAAGGGGGCGACTTTTACCGAATTGAAGGTAGCGCAGCGCGAAGATGGTGCCTGGCTGGCGCAATGTGTCGTCGACGTTTAG